One Gadus morhua chromosome 13, gadMor3.0, whole genome shotgun sequence genomic window carries:
- the sdhb gene encoding succinate dehydrogenase [ubiquinone] iron-sulfur subunit, mitochondrial has protein sequence MVSSRQTHSILVLPSESCSKMSIAVLSSLGRCGFLAFRSPVGLVAVRHAQTAAAPAAEPRIKKFQVYRWDPDTPGDKPRMQTYDIDLNTCGPMVLDALIKIKNEMDSTLTFRRSCREGICGSCAMNIGGGNTLACLNKIDTNTSKPTKIYPLPHMYVVKDLVPDMSNFYAQYKSIEPFLKRKDESKEGQEQYTQSVDDRQKLDGLYECILCACCSTSCPSYWWNGDKYLGPAVLMQAYRWMIDSRDEFTEERLSKLQDPFSLYRCHTIMNCTKTCPKGLNPGKAIAEIKKMMAMYKDKKTATA, from the exons ATGGTCTCGTCACGACAGACGCACAGCATTCTGGTACTGCCTTCAGAAAGCTGCTCCAAAATGTCGATTGCGGTTCTTTCGTCCTTGGGTCGCTGTGGCTTTTTGGCTTTTCGTTCTCCAGTTGGACTTGTG GCTGTCCGCCATGCCcagacagcagcagctccagctgcTGAGCCCAGGATAAAGAAGTTCCAGGTGTATCGCTGGGACCCAGACACTCCAGGAGACAAGCCTCGCATGCAGACCTATGACATCGACCTCAACAC GTGTGGGCCAATGGTTCTGGATGCCCTCATCAAGATCAAGAATGAGATGGACAGCACTCTAACATTCCGCCGTTCCTGCAGAGAAG GTATCTGTGGATCCTGTGCGATGAACATTGGCGGGGGCAACACACTTGCCTGCCTCAACAAGATCGACACCAACACAAGCAAGCCCACCAAAATATACCCCCTGCCACACATGTATGTCGTTAAGGATCTGGTGCCT GACATGAGTAACTTCTACGCCCAGTACAAGTCCATCGAGCCCTTCCTGAAGAGGAAGGACGAGTCCAAGGAGGGACAGGAGCAGTACACGCAGTCCGTCGACGACAGACAGAAATTG GACGGCTTGTACGAGTGCATTCTGTGCGCTTGCTGCAGCACCAGCTGCCCCAGCTATTGGTGGAATGGGGACAAGTACCTTGGACCTGCGGTTCTCATGCAG GCCTACCGATGGATGATTGATTCCAGAGACGAGTTCACGGAGGAGCGTTTGTCCAAGCTGCAGGACCCCTTCTCTCTGTACCGCTGTCACACCATCATGAACTGCACCAAGACCTGCCCCAAG GGGCTGAACCCTGGAAAGGCGATAGCTGAGATTaaaaagatgatggcgatgTACAAAGACAAGAAGACTGCTACAGCTTAA
- the mfap2 gene encoding microfibrillar-associated protein 2, producing the protein MRILLLLCMPVLLVVRAQDPVPYLDDYEPVYFPENTESDPPPGTYQQQILPELGLPQHHSEYELETEPTEPGPLDCREEQYPCTRLYSVHKPCKQCLNSLCFYSLRRVYVINKEVCVRTVCAHEELLRADMCRDQFSRCGVAAVSGQCGSLGSSCGKSCGGC; encoded by the exons ATGAGGATCCTGCTGCTACTCTGCATGCCAG TTCTGCTGGTGGTCCGAGCCCAGGACCCCGTCCCGTATTTGG ACGACTATGAACCGGTCTACTTTCCTG AAAACACTGAGTCGGACCCCCCTCCTGGGACCTACCAGCAGCAAATTCTACCGGAACTGGGGCTCCCCCAACATCACTCAG AATACGAGCTGGAGACAGAGCCCACCGAACCAGGGCCGCTCG ACTGCAGGGAGGAGCAGTACCCATGCACCAGGCTGTACTCGGTCCACAAGCCGTGCAAACAGTGTTTGAACAGCCTCTGCTTCTACAg tttgcgacGGGTGTACGTGATCAACAAGGAGGTCTGTGTACGGACCGTGTGTGCCCATGAAGAGCTGCTCAGAG ccGATATGTGCCGTGACCAGTTCTCCCGCTGTGGCGTGGCAGCGGTCAGCGGCCAGTGCGGCTCGCTGGGCAGCAGCTGTGGGAAGAGCTGTGGAGGATGCTGA